In Alteribacter lacisalsi, a genomic segment contains:
- a CDS encoding PH domain-containing protein, giving the protein MVFKLHFNKWFFAIFLMLVLTIIIVNGMWLFSIPEPVPADLWILYALNLVLYLLLVLRMPLTHYTLTENVLIVINWPFKTIIPYEKIYKIERFEVKWYYFGEFKRDQAGHGVKVHYYAGFWPSTKIFPDGSDLFLSELQSKAAQAEFIIRGK; this is encoded by the coding sequence ATGGTATTTAAGTTGCACTTCAATAAGTGGTTTTTTGCTATCTTTTTAATGCTTGTTCTAACAATAATCATAGTAAATGGAATGTGGTTGTTCTCGATTCCTGAGCCTGTACCTGCCGATCTGTGGATATTGTACGCTTTAAATCTGGTACTCTATCTGTTGCTGGTTCTGCGAATGCCGTTAACCCATTACACCCTGACGGAAAACGTATTAATTGTTATAAATTGGCCGTTTAAAACCATTATTCCCTATGAAAAAATTTACAAAATCGAGCGTTTTGAAGTGAAATGGTATTACTTCGGGGAGTTTAAACGCGATCAGGCAGGTCATGGCGTAAAAGTTCACTATTACGCAGGATTTTGGCCCAGTACTAAGATCTTTCCGGATGGCTCTGACTTGTTTCTGTCAGAACTGCAAAGCAAAGCGGCTCAGGCTGAATTTATTATAAGAGGAAAGTGA
- a CDS encoding DinB family protein: protein MKTRDSLYISPMAGYEPEIGRWLWSMSDVRRSLKEKLSDVPDELLDQREGKGHSIGTLLYHIAIVEAGWFYGEVKQTDFDPDIKRLFPEDGWSDGKLTHVGGERLEAHFHRLNQVRNVFFDHFRTMTVEDWRRPRTLEDYDVTPEWVVYHLIEHEAHHRGQIFSLLKELRK from the coding sequence ATGAAGACAAGAGATTCTCTCTACATTTCACCAATGGCGGGCTATGAGCCTGAAATTGGCCGCTGGCTTTGGTCGATGTCGGATGTCCGCCGCAGTCTGAAGGAGAAATTATCGGATGTACCGGATGAACTGCTTGACCAAAGAGAAGGGAAAGGGCATTCCATTGGCACGCTTTTGTATCATATCGCTATTGTGGAAGCCGGGTGGTTTTACGGTGAAGTAAAACAGACTGATTTTGATCCCGACATTAAACGTTTGTTTCCTGAAGACGGCTGGTCAGATGGAAAGTTAACACATGTGGGAGGAGAGAGGCTTGAAGCTCATTTTCATAGACTGAACCAGGTACGCAACGTGTTTTTTGACCATTTCCGTACAATGACAGTGGAGGACTGGCGCAGGCCGAGGACGCTGGAAGACTATGACGTCACACCCGAATGGGTTGTCTATCATCTTATTGAGCATGAGGCCCACCACAGAGGCCAGATCTTCAGTCTGCTGAAGGAGCTTCGGAAGTAG
- a CDS encoding cupin domain-containing protein, with translation MKIVRFDREVGKKVTHFDSNFVLSRLLRTNGQTQVSAMHLEENGIIGYHEARVPQMLLVVSGTGYVRSGEQAEQQIGPGEAVYWKQGEWHETRTVQGLMAIVVESAEEELDIRAPFK, from the coding sequence TTGAAAATTGTAAGATTTGATCGGGAGGTGGGAAAGAAAGTCACCCATTTCGACTCCAACTTTGTGTTATCCCGCCTTCTCCGAACAAACGGGCAGACGCAGGTCAGTGCCATGCATCTGGAGGAAAACGGAATCATCGGGTATCATGAAGCCCGCGTCCCCCAGATGCTTCTCGTTGTCTCCGGTACTGGCTATGTACGCTCAGGGGAACAGGCAGAGCAGCAGATAGGACCCGGAGAAGCGGTATACTGGAAGCAGGGGGAATGGCATGAAACAAGAACAGTTCAGGGTCTTATGGCAATAGTTGTTGAATCTGCCGAAGAGGAGTTAGACATTAGGGCTCCATTTAAATGA
- a CDS encoding amidase family protein: protein MTIPFKDLLREELTISDMQAAMENETVTSRELTMFYLQRIQMYDKSGPALNAVLELNPDAIFIAESLDDERQKSGARGPLHGIPVMLKDNIETADSMHTSAGTLALEKHVAAHDAFIVKKLRDAGAVIVAKTNMTELSNGMSTKMEAGYSSRGGQVLNPYGNFFTGGSSTGSAVAVSANMTAFAIGTETDGSIVSPAIHSSVVGIKPTVGLISRRGIIPFTYSQDTAGPFARTVKDAAVVLDALCGIDADDPATQKESVRKAAGFASGLNSSGLNGMRIGVFRGAADTFYESDDYDDELFSQVVETLKSCGIETIESVEIPSFHREWHTEVGHHELKHSLDNYLARLPAHRPVHSIRELIAYNMNHEAAALKYGQDNLLTIEKTKSPMNSASYIQAKLEDLYYAREQGIDYTVKHHNLDAIVFPSYVNSTISAKAGYPSVAVPAGYRNNGLPFGVSFAGTAFSEKKLITIAYAYEQVSEMRRPPQFD, encoded by the coding sequence ATGACGATTCCTTTTAAGGATCTTCTTAGAGAAGAATTGACTATCAGCGACATGCAGGCTGCGATGGAGAATGAAACTGTCACCTCACGGGAACTGACGATGTTTTATCTGCAGCGGATTCAGATGTATGACAAGAGTGGTCCGGCACTAAATGCCGTGCTGGAACTTAACCCCGACGCCATTTTTATTGCTGAGTCACTTGACGATGAAAGGCAGAAATCCGGTGCCAGAGGACCGCTGCATGGCATTCCTGTCATGCTGAAAGACAATATTGAAACCGCTGACAGCATGCACACAAGCGCAGGTACGCTCGCATTGGAAAAACACGTGGCTGCTCACGATGCTTTTATAGTGAAGAAACTGCGGGATGCAGGCGCAGTGATTGTTGCCAAGACAAATATGACGGAGCTCTCCAACGGAATGTCCACCAAGATGGAGGCCGGGTACAGCTCCCGGGGCGGGCAGGTCCTGAATCCTTATGGGAATTTCTTTACAGGCGGGTCGAGCACCGGATCGGCCGTTGCCGTCTCTGCAAACATGACAGCCTTTGCGATCGGTACGGAGACAGACGGTTCTATCGTAAGCCCGGCTATCCACAGTTCGGTCGTAGGTATCAAACCTACGGTCGGTCTGATCAGCCGAAGAGGAATCATTCCATTCACTTATTCACAGGATACCGCAGGGCCATTTGCCCGTACCGTCAAAGATGCGGCAGTGGTACTCGATGCTTTGTGCGGGATTGATGCAGATGATCCGGCGACACAGAAAGAGAGTGTCAGGAAGGCAGCGGGCTTCGCTTCCGGACTGAACAGTTCGGGGTTGAATGGGATGCGAATCGGCGTATTTAGAGGGGCGGCGGATACGTTCTACGAATCCGACGACTATGATGATGAGTTGTTCAGTCAGGTCGTAGAAACGCTTAAATCATGCGGAATCGAGACTATAGAAAGCGTTGAGATTCCTTCATTTCACAGGGAGTGGCACACAGAAGTCGGGCATCATGAACTGAAGCACAGCCTGGACAATTATCTTGCCAGGCTGCCTGCCCACCGACCTGTCCACTCAATCAGAGAACTGATCGCTTACAATATGAATCACGAGGCTGCCGCGCTTAAATATGGGCAGGACAACTTATTAACAATTGAAAAGACGAAAAGTCCAATGAACAGTGCCAGCTATATTCAGGCCAAACTGGAAGATTTGTATTATGCAAGGGAGCAGGGTATTGATTATACAGTGAAGCATCATAACCTTGATGCCATTGTGTTTCCTTCCTACGTAAATTCAACCATCAGCGCAAAAGCAGGGTATCCAAGCGTGGCCGTGCCGGCAGGATACAGAAACAACGGTCTCCCATTTGGCGTTTCATTTGCAGGCACCGCTTTTTCCGAGAAAAAGCTGATTACCATTGCTTATGCATACGAGCAGGTGAGCGAAATGCGCAGACCACCTCAGTTTGACTAA
- a CDS encoding nucleotidyltransferase domain-containing protein, with product MKNLQAGDGLDRNGFIKSDVSIDKVNSIYMSCIRKAVEELKNLFPQQLHSIYLYGSAARGEASVPESDLDLLALFSGKLSSVESDALKKCAHELSRKYRSLVREVGIAAGYYDYVMDPVNYYEQAFLKEFCVCIHGEDLRRHFGPYKLSPEIAVSFNGDISKVFTRTMSRMEGAPNEDFNRITQGFARKLIRTYYSMVMVRSGIWSTRLHEQVEIVIRHFPDKEPAVHTLKKWIDDPPLDREAVKAFFIKEGKWATEHFFREVDRSV from the coding sequence ATGAAGAATCTCCAGGCAGGGGATGGTCTTGACCGTAATGGATTCATTAAAAGTGACGTGAGTATAGACAAAGTAAATTCGATCTACATGTCCTGCATACGCAAGGCTGTTGAGGAACTGAAAAACCTTTTTCCACAACAGCTGCACAGTATTTATCTATACGGCAGTGCAGCCAGGGGCGAGGCATCCGTGCCTGAATCTGATCTGGATCTTTTAGCCTTGTTTAGCGGTAAATTAAGTTCAGTGGAATCGGATGCATTAAAAAAATGTGCACATGAGTTGTCCCGAAAGTACCGTTCCCTCGTTCGGGAGGTTGGCATCGCTGCCGGCTATTACGATTATGTAATGGATCCGGTAAATTACTATGAGCAGGCATTCCTTAAGGAGTTCTGTGTGTGTATACATGGAGAAGATCTGAGGAGACATTTTGGCCCGTACAAACTGAGTCCGGAGATAGCGGTAAGCTTTAACGGGGATATTTCAAAGGTTTTTACCCGTACAATGAGCCGGATGGAGGGGGCACCCAATGAGGATTTTAACAGAATCACGCAGGGCTTTGCCCGTAAACTCATTAGGACCTATTATTCTATGGTAATGGTGCGTTCCGGGATTTGGTCAACACGGCTTCACGAACAGGTGGAAATTGTGATCCGGCATTTTCCTGACAAAGAACCTGCAGTTCATACCTTGAAAAAGTGGATTGACGATCCTCCGCTGGATCGGGAAGCAGTAAAAGCTTTCTTTATTAAAGAGGGAAAGTGGGCAACTGAACACTTTTTCCGTGAAGTGGACAGGTCGGTGTGA
- a CDS encoding TIGR01777 family oxidoreductase produces MKKVVLAGGTGFIGEYFKQKFTDEGYEVNIISRSSPHIRWDDKKAITEALEGAELLINLAGKSVNCRYNEKNRKAIMESRTETTTILGEAVKECSNPPEVWINSSTATIYRHAEDRPMTEDEGDIGSGFSVEVAKAWEKSFFSFELPDTRQIALRIAIVLGEGGGVMTPYRNLVKFGLGGVQGNGSQMFSWIHIEDLYQIVLFLKKREDLSGVFNCSAPEPVSNREFMRAMRKNMGRRIGYPSPAWMLELGSVVIRTETELVLKSRWVVPERLEREGYTFIFKTIEETLQDILNKEKAV; encoded by the coding sequence ATGAAAAAAGTCGTGCTTGCAGGGGGAACAGGGTTTATCGGTGAATATTTCAAACAGAAATTTACTGACGAAGGTTACGAGGTTAACATCATTTCGCGCAGCAGCCCCCACATCCGGTGGGATGATAAAAAGGCCATTACAGAAGCACTGGAAGGGGCAGAACTTCTGATTAATCTCGCTGGTAAATCTGTAAACTGCAGATACAACGAGAAAAACAGAAAAGCGATCATGGAATCAAGAACGGAAACGACCACGATTCTCGGTGAGGCTGTAAAAGAGTGCAGTAATCCACCCGAAGTATGGATAAATTCAAGCACTGCAACCATTTACCGTCACGCAGAAGACCGTCCGATGACTGAGGACGAGGGCGATATCGGGTCCGGTTTTTCCGTAGAAGTGGCTAAAGCATGGGAAAAATCGTTCTTTTCCTTTGAGCTGCCTGATACAAGGCAGATTGCCCTGCGTATCGCGATTGTTCTCGGAGAAGGCGGAGGCGTCATGACGCCGTACCGGAATCTTGTCAAGTTTGGTCTTGGAGGCGTTCAGGGGAATGGCAGCCAAATGTTCAGCTGGATCCATATTGAAGATCTGTATCAGATCGTGCTTTTCCTGAAAAAGAGAGAGGACTTATCCGGCGTCTTTAACTGCTCTGCCCCGGAGCCGGTGAGCAACCGTGAGTTTATGAGAGCAATGAGAAAAAACATGGGCCGGCGTATTGGATACCCTTCACCGGCATGGATGCTTGAACTGGGGTCAGTAGTCATCAGGACGGAAACGGAACTGGTTCTGAAAAGCCGGTGGGTGGTACCGGAAAGGCTCGAGCGGGAAGGCTACACCTTTATTTTTAAAACGATCGAAGAGACATTGCAGGATATTCTGAATAAAGAGAAGGCTGTTTAA
- a CDS encoding C40 family peptidase — protein sequence MKKVIMGAVLAGGLFAVPSIADASLSTGDRGQDVRDLQVALAEEGFSGGTQGIFGPKTLAAVQAYQLQNGISSPAGNFYVVAGPQTLSSLGLSSSSSPAVAGVSTGSASGVIGTAESYIGTPYQWGGTTSAGFDCSGFIQTVYAQHGKQLPRTVAQMWSATSPVSNPQPGDLVFFETRTGPSHAGIYVGNNEFIHAGASTGVTVSDMTSAYWSNAYLGARR from the coding sequence ATGAAAAAGGTCATCATGGGTGCAGTGCTTGCAGGAGGACTTTTCGCAGTACCATCCATTGCAGACGCATCACTCAGCACTGGAGACCGCGGGCAGGATGTTCGTGATCTGCAGGTTGCACTGGCAGAAGAAGGATTCAGCGGTGGTACACAGGGGATTTTTGGTCCAAAAACCCTCGCAGCTGTACAAGCCTATCAGCTTCAAAACGGTATTTCCAGCCCGGCAGGTAATTTTTATGTCGTAGCCGGTCCACAGACATTAAGCTCACTTGGACTCAGCAGCTCTTCTTCACCGGCAGTAGCAGGTGTAAGCACAGGAAGCGCTTCAGGTGTGATCGGCACGGCAGAGAGCTACATAGGTACACCATATCAGTGGGGTGGAACGACTTCAGCCGGATTTGACTGCAGCGGATTCATTCAGACGGTTTATGCGCAGCATGGCAAACAGCTTCCAAGGACAGTTGCACAAATGTGGAGTGCGACCAGCCCGGTTTCAAACCCGCAGCCGGGAGACCTGGTGTTTTTTGAGACACGCACAGGTCCATCCCACGCCGGAATTTACGTGGGCAACAACGAATTCATTCACGCCGGTGCTTCAACAGGCGTAACGGTTTCGGATATGACCAGTGCATACTGGAGCAATGCATATCTCGGTGCACGGCGGTAA
- a CDS encoding sensor histidine kinase: MKLSTKLSLFILAATTSVILIMGVSYYFISKNFYQSQLEVEVVDRLQAHREAIEAEPVQATYDHVLLMEQRNSENSFLIFNEDLSIEAGSDSISDEDLAVYQSWLTAGESFSHGATGFVETVEHHIPHIWAFEPIVTDGNITGYLFLDQDTGEFETIKQRLVMLIVIMSAAALILSGFMVLYYSNKITSPLVKLRQTTREIATGNFNVEFSRRERDELSFLIEDISEMANQLKEYRDTKQSFLSNVSHDLRTPLTYIKAYSALMKEKEEDQEVREQSGIIYREAERMEKLVQDLFDLMKLEEGKEPLSCQITDLSSFLREVSGKVRLRAEEKNLTIEVNDHPGSIYVNIDPFQMERALLNLIENCIRHTWPGGSIIIETELLRNEVIVKISDTGEGIPGESLQSIWDRFYRVDKARNSERGGSGLGLPITKQIIEQHGGSIHVSSVVGTGTTFYIHLFREC, from the coding sequence ATGAAATTATCAACGAAACTTTCATTATTTATATTAGCTGCCACTACGTCAGTCATCCTTATCATGGGGGTATCATATTACTTTATTTCAAAGAACTTTTATCAAAGTCAGCTTGAAGTTGAAGTTGTAGACCGGCTTCAGGCCCACAGGGAGGCGATTGAAGCTGAACCTGTCCAGGCAACTTATGATCATGTGTTACTTATGGAGCAGAGAAACAGTGAGAATAGCTTTCTTATATTCAATGAAGATTTAAGTATTGAGGCTGGGAGTGATTCCATCTCAGACGAGGACCTTGCTGTCTATCAAAGCTGGCTGACGGCTGGTGAATCTTTCAGTCACGGTGCAACAGGTTTTGTGGAAACTGTGGAGCACCATATTCCCCACATCTGGGCTTTTGAACCGATCGTAACTGATGGTAATATTACGGGTTATTTGTTCCTTGATCAGGACACGGGTGAGTTTGAAACCATAAAGCAGAGGCTGGTCATGCTGATCGTCATTATGAGTGCAGCAGCTCTTATTTTATCAGGATTTATGGTGCTCTACTATTCGAATAAAATAACCTCTCCCCTTGTGAAACTGCGGCAAACCACAAGGGAAATTGCAACAGGAAACTTCAATGTTGAATTCTCAAGAAGAGAAAGAGACGAACTTTCCTTTTTAATTGAAGATATTTCCGAAATGGCGAACCAGCTTAAGGAATACCGAGATACGAAGCAGTCCTTCCTTTCAAATGTCTCACACGATTTGCGCACACCGTTAACCTACATAAAAGCGTATTCTGCTTTAATGAAGGAAAAGGAAGAAGATCAGGAAGTACGGGAACAGTCGGGTATTATATACAGAGAAGCGGAACGTATGGAAAAATTGGTTCAGGACTTGTTTGATTTAATGAAACTGGAGGAAGGTAAAGAACCACTTTCCTGTCAAATAACAGACCTTTCTTCTTTTCTGAGGGAAGTATCAGGGAAAGTCAGGTTGAGAGCGGAGGAGAAAAATCTGACAATCGAGGTAAATGACCATCCAGGTAGCATATATGTAAATATTGATCCTTTTCAGATGGAGAGGGCGCTGCTGAACCTGATAGAAAACTGTATCCGGCATACGTGGCCGGGAGGATCAATCATTATCGAAACAGAACTTCTCAGAAATGAGGTAATTGTAAAAATCAGCGATACCGGAGAGGGAATTCCCGGTGAGTCGCTTCAAAGTATCTGGGACCGATTTTACCGAGTGGACAAAGCAAGAAACTCGGAAAGGGGCGGAAGCGGGCTTGGACTTCCGATTACAAAACAGATTATTGAACAGCACGGCGGATCCATACATGTATCAAGTGTGGTTGGCACCGGGACCACCTTTTACATTCACCTGTTTAGGGAATGCTGA
- a CDS encoding response regulator transcription factor has translation MNRILIVDDEVQMQNLLAFCLKSMDAEITKVSSGEQALTVIEKESFDVILLDILMTGMNGFEVLEQLEQGGKPVPVIILSALGETEQVVKGLNAGAYDYVTKPFEPQELLARVQSVIRRTKGPEKNSSRKTRGGIILDEDELTVLYREHPVPLTKKEFRLFARLFLNPGRVYTREQLLYLEWEDGEERDYRNVDAHIKNVREKLKSAGVENKVVETIWGIGYRIPADLEG, from the coding sequence GTGAACAGGATCCTGATTGTAGATGATGAAGTCCAGATGCAGAATCTGCTGGCGTTCTGTCTGAAGTCGATGGATGCCGAGATAACGAAGGTTTCATCCGGTGAGCAGGCGCTGACCGTAATTGAAAAAGAATCGTTTGATGTTATTCTGCTGGATATCCTGATGACCGGCATGAACGGGTTTGAGGTGCTCGAACAGCTTGAACAGGGCGGGAAGCCTGTACCGGTTATCATTCTGTCGGCACTTGGAGAGACAGAACAGGTTGTGAAAGGTCTTAATGCAGGAGCATACGACTATGTCACGAAACCATTTGAACCCCAGGAACTCCTGGCTCGTGTCCAGTCAGTAATCAGAAGGACAAAGGGGCCGGAAAAGAATAGTTCGAGGAAGACGCGTGGAGGAATTATTCTTGACGAGGATGAATTGACCGTGCTTTACAGAGAGCATCCCGTGCCACTTACGAAAAAGGAATTCAGGCTGTTTGCACGTCTCTTTTTAAATCCAGGCAGGGTGTATACAAGAGAACAGTTGCTTTATCTGGAATGGGAGGATGGAGAGGAACGTGATTACCGTAATGTAGATGCCCATATTAAGAACGTAAGAGAGAAATTAAAGTCTGCCGGGGTGGAGAACAAAGTAGTTGAAACGATCTGGGGAATTGGCTACCGGATTCCGGCAGATTTAGAGGGATAA
- a CDS encoding SpoVR family protein produces MTVHDRDRELIRAIDEITEIADGFGLDYYPMRYEICPADIIYTFGAYGMPTRFSHWSFGKQFHKMKLQYDLGLSKIYELVINSDPCYAFLLDTNTLIQNKLIIAHVLAHCDFFKNNVRFSNTRRDMVESMTATAERVAHYEMVHGREEVEQFLDAVLAIQEHIDPSLVRPKLAWSKADIWLDEEEDDDGRESPYDDLWDLDEAEKVKPSRSSKKRKKKLPPQPEKDILLFIEEYSRELEDWQRDILTMMREEMLYFWPQLETKIMNEGWASYWHQRIIRELDLTEDEAIEYAKLNAGVVQPSKTQINPYYLGIKIFEDIEDRYNNPTEDMIKRQGVKPGSGREKMYEVREIESDISFIRNYLTKDLATREDMYLFQKKGRDYKIVDKEWQAVRDQLISSRVNGGFPYITVTDGDYLKNGELYLTHAFEDIELDTKYLEKTLPYLYHLWGRSVHMETVLSERKIVFTYDGKKIHKRYL; encoded by the coding sequence ATGACTGTTCATGATCGTGATAGAGAGTTAATCAGGGCGATAGATGAGATTACGGAAATTGCAGACGGCTTTGGACTCGACTATTATCCGATGCGTTACGAAATCTGCCCGGCAGATATCATTTACACTTTTGGTGCCTACGGGATGCCGACACGCTTTTCCCACTGGAGCTTCGGCAAGCAGTTCCACAAAATGAAGCTGCAGTACGACCTCGGCTTGAGCAAAATTTACGAGCTGGTTATCAATTCAGATCCGTGCTACGCGTTTCTGCTCGACACAAACACGCTCATCCAGAACAAACTGATTATCGCTCACGTGCTGGCTCACTGTGATTTCTTTAAAAATAACGTGCGCTTCTCCAACACAAGGCGGGATATGGTCGAAAGTATGACCGCAACAGCAGAGCGTGTGGCGCATTATGAAATGGTGCATGGCAGGGAGGAAGTGGAGCAGTTCCTCGACGCCGTCCTTGCGATCCAGGAGCACATCGATCCAAGCCTTGTCCGTCCGAAACTCGCCTGGTCAAAAGCCGATATCTGGCTTGACGAAGAGGAGGATGACGATGGACGCGAGAGCCCGTATGATGATCTCTGGGATCTGGATGAGGCGGAAAAAGTAAAGCCGTCCAGAAGCAGCAAAAAGCGAAAAAAGAAGCTGCCGCCGCAGCCCGAAAAAGATATTCTCCTGTTTATTGAAGAATACAGCCGTGAGCTCGAAGACTGGCAGCGGGACATACTGACGATGATGCGTGAGGAAATGCTGTACTTCTGGCCTCAGCTTGAAACGAAGATCATGAACGAAGGATGGGCCAGTTACTGGCACCAGAGAATTATCCGTGAGCTTGATCTCACAGAGGACGAAGCGATCGAATACGCCAAACTTAACGCAGGGGTGGTGCAGCCGTCCAAAACACAAATCAATCCTTATTACCTTGGCATAAAAATCTTTGAAGATATCGAGGACCGCTACAACAACCCGACAGAGGACATGATCAAGCGTCAGGGCGTGAAACCGGGCAGCGGCCGCGAGAAAATGTATGAAGTCCGTGAAATTGAGTCCGATATTTCGTTTATCCGCAACTATCTGACGAAGGATCTGGCCACTCGTGAAGATATGTATCTGTTCCAGAAAAAAGGCCGCGACTATAAGATCGTGGATAAAGAATGGCAGGCGGTACGCGACCAGTTGATCTCCAGCCGGGTGAACGGGGGCTTCCCGTACATTACCGTCACAGACGGGGACTATCTGAAGAACGGCGAGCTGTACCTGACCCACGCCTTCGAGGACATCGAACTTGACACAAAATATCTCGAGAAAACACTTCCGTACCTGTATCACCTCTGGGGCCGTTCGGTGCATATGGAAACCGTGCTTAGTGAGCGTAAGATTGTGTTTACGTATGACGGGAAGAAAATCCATAAGCGTTATTTGTAA
- a CDS encoding LCP family glycopolymer transferase yields MNRKLYIKTALLVLLIVAAGGMYVNYLYQSTVQTAEEVYEETDRDESERRDVPLDMEQEEPVSILLLGIGDHPGETGRSDSIVVLTVNPEDESMYMFNIPRDTRTEIAGRGTEDKINHAYAFGGVDMVMDTVEDFLDIPIDYFAAINMEGFMKMVDVFGGITVQNDFEFRQDGIDYPEGEIHLDGEEALHYSRMRRSDPRGDLGRNARQRQVLNEIISEGASFSSVTRINQMLDVVSDNLRTNMTFDEMRHMFENYRGARHNIEQFEIAGENTTIDGVYYYEVSQDERARVSERVKEHLDISEGAASAVKDE; encoded by the coding sequence ATGAACAGAAAATTATATATAAAAACCGCTCTACTCGTGCTGCTGATTGTGGCTGCCGGGGGCATGTACGTGAATTACCTTTACCAGTCAACCGTACAGACTGCCGAAGAGGTATACGAGGAAACCGATCGCGATGAATCAGAGCGCCGTGACGTTCCTCTCGATATGGAGCAGGAAGAGCCTGTCTCCATTCTTCTGCTCGGGATCGGGGACCATCCCGGGGAGACAGGCCGGTCCGACTCGATCGTTGTGCTGACTGTTAATCCCGAAGACGAGTCAATGTACATGTTTAATATTCCACGGGATACCCGTACCGAAATTGCAGGGCGGGGAACGGAGGATAAAATTAATCACGCCTATGCTTTTGGCGGTGTGGATATGGTGATGGATACTGTCGAGGATTTTCTTGATATCCCGATAGATTATTTTGCCGCGATTAATATGGAAGGGTTTATGAAAATGGTGGATGTATTCGGAGGAATAACGGTGCAGAATGACTTTGAGTTCCGTCAGGACGGCATTGACTATCCTGAAGGTGAAATCCATCTGGACGGAGAAGAGGCACTGCACTATTCCCGGATGCGGCGTTCCGATCCTCGCGGGGATCTCGGCCGGAATGCCCGTCAACGCCAGGTGCTGAACGAAATCATCAGCGAAGGAGCCTCATTTTCTTCGGTGACCCGAATCAACCAGATGCTCGATGTGGTCAGTGACAACCTCCGCACCAATATGACGTTTGATGAAATGCGCCACATGTTCGAAAACTACCGCGGCGCCCGCCATAATATCGAGCAGTTTGAAATTGCCGGGGAAAACACGACGATTGACGGCGTATATTATTACGAAGTTTCCCAGGACGAGCGGGCACGTGTATCAGAAAGAGTGAAAGAACATTTGGACATTAGTGAAGGAGCGGCTTCAGCAGTTAAGGATGAATAA
- the crcB gene encoding fluoride efflux transporter CrcB, with amino-acid sequence MIELLIVAFGGGAGAISRFLLGAKIQHHWPSPPIPVAMLIVNILGSIGLGVFFGAMFEGIPIFEYHNPWFLLLGIGYFGAFTTFSTFSVEAITLLEQKKYPKAVYYIVLSIGGSLAGFVFGIYWFI; translated from the coding sequence GTGATTGAATTGCTTATCGTGGCCTTCGGCGGCGGGGCCGGGGCGATCAGCCGCTTTCTTTTGGGGGCTAAAATCCAGCACCACTGGCCGTCGCCTCCGATTCCTGTGGCCATGCTCATTGTGAACATACTCGGCTCAATCGGGCTCGGGGTTTTCTTCGGCGCCATGTTTGAAGGAATCCCAATCTTTGAATACCATAACCCTTGGTTTCTGCTGCTCGGGATCGGCTACTTCGGGGCATTTACCACGTTTTCCACTTTCAGCGTGGAAGCCATTACCCTTCTTGAACAGAAGAAGTATCCAAAAGCCGTCTACTACATTGTACTCAGCATCGGCGGGTCACTTGCCGGCTTTGTGTTCGGTATTTACTGGTTTATCTAA
- a CDS encoding fluoride efflux transporter FluC produces the protein MKISWYLAGAIFIGGALGTIVRYLINVQTMFTLYPIGTLIENIAGSFLLGALTRYVLHRKPREVWKAGLGVGFCGSLTTMSTLAADAFMLAGENSITASALYIGMSLSGGLLVALAGFMMADKLGKKKEAVTGD, from the coding sequence ATGAAAATTAGCTGGTACTTAGCCGGGGCCATCTTTATCGGAGGAGCGCTCGGTACAATCGTCAGATATCTAATCAACGTGCAGACGATGTTCACGCTTTACCCGATCGGAACGCTGATTGAAAATATAGCCGGCAGCTTTCTGCTTGGCGCTCTCACACGCTATGTGCTGCACCGCAAGCCGCGTGAGGTCTGGAAAGCAGGACTCGGCGTCGGGTTCTGCGGCAGTCTGACAACTATGTCCACACTGGCAGCAGATGCATTCATGCTTGCGGGAGAGAATTCGATTACAGCTTCGGCGCTGTATATCGGTATGAGTTTGTCGGGTGGCCTGCTCGTGGCTTTAGCCGGCTTCATGATGGCTGATAAACTCGGTAAAAAGAAGGAGGCGGTTACCGGTGATTGA